One Amblyraja radiata isolate CabotCenter1 unplaced genomic scaffold, sAmbRad1.1.pri scaffold_862_ctg1, whole genome shotgun sequence DNA window includes the following coding sequences:
- the LOC116970414 gene encoding deoxyribonuclease-1-like: MRLFLLLCALLCASVSLSLRICSFNVQTFGKAKAAKEEVMETLVKIVSRCDICLLMEVRDCQGKVVPQFISLLNRQDRQGLYTHVASERLGRSSYKEQYVFVYRSDKVRVLAVHQYKAQGSHAFHREPTVVLFSAPNTEVKEFALIPQHTCPGAAEREVDQLYDVAQFVRGLWNTENIMILGDLNAGCRYIRSWGRIRLRTQPGFHWLIGDGADTTVCSSTSCPYDRIIVHGAAFYRAISPRSAKVFDFSRAFGLTEQEALAVSDHFPVEVEVKERQRGRDEL; this comes from the exons ATGAGGTTGTTCCTGTTGCTATGTGCACTGCTCTGTgcctccgtctccctctctctccgcatCTGCTCCTTCAACGTACAGACATTTGGCAAAGCCAAGGCTGCCAAGGAAGAGGTGATGGAGACTCTGGTCAAG ATTGTATCCAGGTGTGACATCTGCCTTCTGATGGAGGTGCGGGATTGCCAGGGGAAGGTGGTGCCTCAGTTCATCTCCTTGCTCAACAG ACAGGACCGCCAGGGCCTGTACACACACGTGGCCAGCGAGAGACTCGGCCGATCGTCCTACAAGGAGCAATATGTCTTTGTATACAG gtCGGATAAGGTGAGGGTCCTTGCTGTGCATCAGTACAAAGCCCAGGGGTCCCACGCCTTCCATCGAGAGCCCACCGTTGTTTTATTCTCCGCACCTAACACGG AGGTGAAAGAATTTGCGCTGATCCCACAGCACACCTGCCCAGGGGCTGCGGAAAGGGAAGTGGATCAACTCTACGATGTGGCCCAGTTCGTTCGAGGGCTGTGGAACACAGAG AACATCATGATCCTGGGGGATTTGAACGCTGGATGCAGGTACATCCGGTCGTGGGGAAGAATCCGACTGCGGACACAACCGGGATTTCACTGGCTGATCGGAGACGGAGCCGACACGACGGtctgcagctccaccagctgcccgTACGACAG AATCATTGTGCACGGAGCAGCGTTTTACCGAGCCATCTCCCCGCGATCGGCAAAGGTGTTTGATTTCAGCCGGGCCTTTGGTCTGACGGAGCAGGAG GCACTGGCGGTCAGCGACCATTTCCCAGTCGAGGTGGAGGTcaaggagagacagaggggacgTGACGaactctga
- the rpl10 gene encoding 60S ribosomal protein L10, with translation MGRRPARCYRYCKNKPYPKSRFCRGVPDPKIRIFDLGRKKAKVDEFPLCGHMVSDEYEQLSSEALEAARICANKYMVKTCGKDGFHIRMRLHPFHVIRINKMLSCAGADRLQTGMRGAFGKPQGTVARVNIGQVIMSVRTKVQNKEHVIEALRRAKFKFPGRQKIHISKKWGFTKFNTEDFDEMLTSKRLVPDGCGVKYIPSRGPLSIWRALHTA, from the exons ATGGGCCGCCGACCCGCGCGCTG TTACAGATACTGCAAGAACAAGCCGTACCCCAAGTCTCGCTTCTGCAGGGGTGTCCCCG ATCCCAAGATCAGGATCTTTGACTTGGGCCGCAAGAAGGCAAAGGTGGATGAATTCCCGCTATGTGGCCACATGGTCTCTGATGAGTACGAGCAGCTCTCCTCTGAAG CTCTGGAGGCGGCCCGTATCTGCGCCAACAAGTACATGGTGAAGACGTGCGGCAAAGATGGTTTCCACATCCGCATGCGGCTCCACCCCTTCCACGTCATCCGCATCAACAAGATGTTGTCGTGCGCGGGGGCCGACAG GCTCCAGACGGGGATGCGAGGTGCGTTTGGGAAGCCACAGGGCACCGTGGCCCGGGTGAACATTGGCCAGGTCATCATGTCCGTCCGCACCAAGGTGCAGAACAAGGAACATGTGATCGAGGCTCTGCGGCGAGCCAAGTTCAAGTTCCCCGGCCGGCAGAAG ATCCACATCTCCAAGAAGTGGGGCTTCACCAAGTTCAACACGGAGGACTTTGACGAGATGCTGACATCTAAACGGCTGGTTCCCGACGGCTGTGGGGTGAAGTACATCCCCAGCCGGGGCCCCCTCAGCATCTGGCGGGCTCTGCACACCGCCTGA
- the LOC116970419 gene encoding caspase-14-like — MSGLRKALVLCIKEGRPGAENELKILKTCLEELNFQVSESIDPLRKDILASLEKYRDEMDPRVCCSFVFILAHGKEGKICGSDNATVDNADVDLEDVFKMFNNKECPHLQYKPKVFVFQVCRGGKKDSGVHSGYRSMGSEPELLPTISDTFTVYPSQPGFVAYRNTTFGSYMIQEMGKVFKNLADKKHLYDLFVKVNQEMVKINFKVEDKTKKFEYNRKKTCLVMESTLTKLVYLKVPKP; from the exons ATGTCTGGACTGAGAAAGGCCTTAGTGCTCTGCATTAAAGAAGGTAGGCCTGGAGCCGAGAATGAACTGAAAATTCTCAAAACCTGCTTGGAGGAATTAAACTTCCAAGTGAGCGAGTCCATCGATCCGCTCAGAAAG GATATCCTGGCCTCTCTGGAGAAGTATCGGGATGAGATGGACCCTCGAGTCTGTTGCTCCTTTGTCTTCATTCTCGCTCACgggaaagagggaaagatttGCGGGTCTGATAACGCAACCGTTGATAACGCAGACGTTGATCTGGAAGACGTCTTTAAGATGTTCAATAATAAGGAGTGTCCCCATCTGCAGTACAAGCCCAAAGTCTTCGTGTTCCAAGTCTGTCGTGGAG GCAAGAAAGATTCTGGCGTGCACTCCGGATATCGTTCCATGGGGTCCGAGCCTGAACTACTGcccaccatctccgacaccttcaCTGTTTACCCATCTCAACCAG GTTTTGTGGCATATCGGAACACAACGTTTGGTTCGTACATGATCCAGGAGATGGGGAAAGTCTTCAAGAACCTGGCAGATAAGAAGCACCTGTACGACTTGTTTGTGAAG GTGAATCAGGAAATGGTAAAAATAAACTTTAAAGTCGAAGACAAGACCaagaaatttgaatacaatagaaAGAAGACATGCCTGGTGATGGAGTCTACTCTGACCAAGTTGGTCTACCTTAAAGTTCCCAAGCCATGA